In Chryseobacterium camelliae, one DNA window encodes the following:
- a CDS encoding bestrophin family protein: MITTKYVNYKQVLNLSGIHLIWISVWCTLITALFYFFNWHWMIIPWVPVALIGTAEAFLVGFKNNQAYDRLWEARKIWGGIVNSSRSFAAMVYAFDTEHEQIGIFDLEKRRKTIVYRHIAWLYALREQLLVPTEWEHIKAEETDHFKNIDHKRNRLIKAGFPDYSRTSIFLNKYLSEEEAGLQSTYKNFATYLISQQAKDINELKNDGIISEFNQMQLQTCLNEFYGFQGQAERIKKFPSPRQFASTAFIFNILFITLLPLGLVSEFAKLGDWGIWVSIPFCIIVGWIYIIMELVGDYSENPFAGLMFDIPMLSICRTIEIDLLQMTGETELPDPIASKNGVLV; the protein is encoded by the coding sequence ATGATCACCACAAAATACGTCAATTACAAACAGGTTTTAAACCTTTCCGGAATCCATCTGATCTGGATTTCTGTTTGGTGCACCCTGATTACAGCACTGTTTTATTTTTTCAACTGGCATTGGATGATCATCCCATGGGTACCCGTAGCACTGATCGGTACCGCGGAAGCTTTCCTGGTAGGCTTTAAAAACAACCAGGCGTATGACAGGCTTTGGGAAGCCCGTAAAATATGGGGTGGGATTGTAAATTCCAGCAGGTCTTTTGCCGCAATGGTTTACGCTTTTGATACTGAACATGAACAGATAGGGATATTTGACCTCGAAAAAAGGAGGAAAACAATTGTCTATCGCCATATCGCATGGCTGTATGCTTTACGTGAACAGCTGCTTGTGCCTACGGAGTGGGAACACATCAAGGCTGAGGAAACAGATCATTTTAAAAACATAGACCATAAGCGGAACAGGCTGATTAAAGCAGGATTTCCCGACTACAGCCGGACGTCGATATTTCTCAACAAATACCTTTCCGAAGAAGAAGCCGGTCTTCAGTCTACTTATAAAAATTTTGCAACCTACCTGATTTCCCAGCAGGCAAAAGATATTAATGAACTGAAAAACGACGGAATCATTTCCGAATTCAACCAGATGCAGCTTCAGACCTGCCTGAATGAATTCTATGGTTTCCAAGGACAGGCGGAAAGAATTAAAAAATTTCCTTCTCCCCGGCAGTTTGCCAGTACAGCATTTATCTTTAATATTCTATTCATCACCCTGCTCCCTTTAGGGTTGGTAAGCGAATTTGCCAAGCTTGGCGACTGGGGTATTTGGGTAAGCATTCCTTTCTGTATCATTGTAGGCTGGATTTACATCATCATGGAACTCGTTGGGGATTATTCCGAGAACCCTTTTGCAGGACTTATGTTTGATATTCCGATGCTTTCCATCTGCCGGACTATAGAAATTGACCTGCTTCAGATGACGGGCGAAACCGAACTTCCTGATCCAATTGCTTCAAAAAACGGCGTATTGGTATAA